A region from the Terriglobia bacterium genome encodes:
- the kynU gene encoding kynureninase has product MDAEDPLARFRRRFHLPRRGDGRTLIYFNGNSLGLEPLDARALVDEELEVWARLGVEGHFRAKTPWYCYHEVFQDVGARLVGAVPGEVVMMNSLTVNLHLMMATFYRPTADRHAVLMEDAAFPSDTYAAASQIVLHGHDPREALVIARPREGEATLRTEDLEDLLDRRGREIALVLLSGVQFHTGQRFDLERLTRAARAVGAVVGLDLAHAAGNVPLRLHDWDVDFAVWCSYKYLNAGPGAVAGCFVHERHGRNKALPRMAGWWGNEPGTRFRMQLEPEFVPREGADGWQVSNPPILAMAPLRASLALFDEAGMDALRAKSVLLTGYLEWLIDRIPDSPFTILTPRDPGARGCQLSLRVAGRARERARKLGEAGAVVDFREPDVIRAAPVPLYNTFDEVRRFAALLAGGGS; this is encoded by the coding sequence ATGGACGCCGAGGATCCGCTCGCGCGATTCCGCCGGCGGTTCCACCTCCCGCGGCGAGGCGACGGCCGGACCCTCATCTACTTCAACGGCAACTCGCTGGGCCTCGAACCGCTCGACGCGAGGGCGCTCGTCGACGAAGAGCTCGAGGTCTGGGCGCGTCTCGGCGTCGAGGGCCACTTCCGGGCGAAAACGCCCTGGTACTGCTACCACGAGGTCTTCCAGGACGTGGGCGCGCGGCTCGTCGGAGCGGTTCCGGGGGAGGTCGTCATGATGAACTCCCTCACCGTGAACCTGCACCTCATGATGGCGACCTTCTACCGACCGACCGCCGATCGCCACGCGGTCCTGATGGAGGACGCCGCGTTCCCCTCGGATACCTACGCCGCCGCGTCGCAGATCGTCCTCCACGGACACGACCCGCGGGAGGCGCTGGTGATCGCGAGGCCCCGCGAGGGCGAGGCGACGCTCAGGACGGAGGATCTCGAGGATCTCCTGGACCGGCGCGGCCGCGAGATCGCGCTCGTCCTCCTGAGCGGCGTGCAGTTCCACACGGGGCAACGGTTCGACCTCGAGCGCCTGACGCGCGCCGCGCGGGCGGTGGGGGCGGTCGTCGGGCTCGATCTCGCGCACGCGGCGGGGAACGTCCCCCTGAGGCTCCACGACTGGGACGTCGATTTCGCGGTCTGGTGTTCCTACAAGTACCTCAACGCGGGCCCCGGCGCCGTCGCCGGCTGCTTCGTGCACGAGCGCCACGGCCGGAACAAGGCCCTGCCCAGGATGGCGGGATGGTGGGGAAACGAGCCCGGGACGCGCTTCCGCATGCAGCTCGAGCCGGAGTTCGTTCCGAGGGAGGGCGCCGACGGCTGGCAGGTCTCGAACCCGCCGATCCTCGCCATGGCGCCGCTCAGGGCCTCGCTCGCGCTCTTCGACGAGGCCGGCATGGACGCTCTCCGAGCGAAATCGGTGCTCCTCACCGGGTATCTCGAGTGGCTGATCGACCGCATCCCGGATTCGCCGTTCACGATCCTGACCCCTCGCGATCCCGGGGCGCGAGGCTGTCAGCTCTCCCTTCGCGTCGCCGGCCGCGCACGGGAGCGAGCCCGGAAGCTCGGGGAGGCGGGGGCGGTGGTGGACTTCCGGGAGCCCGACGTGATCCGCGCGGCCCCCGTTCCCCTCTACAACACCTTCGACGAGGTCCGGCGATTCGCCGCCCTCCTCGCCGGCGGCGGAAGCTGA